TTTGTAATGTCTTATTTATAGTTTGTATTATacatcatatattaattatattattattgttgatggtttatgataaattttgtttCTACGATTATCTGGTTGTGGGATACCCAAACTCGATATGATAGGAATAGGTTTGCATTAAACAGGATTAAGAACATTACCTACCAACTAATTCCCACCAAAATGGAACTacatttatttcatgaaattaataattattagaatTCTGAGGgctttttttaaaacatttttgatGCCGACAATAAAATTCCACTTGTTGAAAAAATGCAGACACGAGAATGGAGGTGTGAAAACGAAATGTTGCTTTACCGACCAaatatcatcatcattattttcaTTACAGTAGtatttaaatgagttaattttttgaTACATGCTCCCGactttatatattatatcaataaaataagtCTCTCAGGTTTGATTTATGTTGAAGAACAATTCCTTCCAAAATTATGGATGCCTGGAAAGTGAAAACTACAACTAAAAACTGCATGACAATAGAGAAAAAGAAAGTtagtccaattttttttaatttttttaattatttagttaatttttcgTCTCTaccttttaaaattatattatttagcAGATCAttcaaaaattagataaaaaattaatatatgttaattttattgatgtgatACATCTGTGATGTATATcatgttaataattaattatttttaaataaaaatataaaaaaatttaataatatttttgaattaatgatttttaaattttaaaaaattaattaattattgatatgATATTCACGTATATGTCATATACCTAAAAAAACGTAAATTtaaacatgaaaaaattaaatgaaaaattaaaataaattattatgtgaaagagctttttatttatttgtttctcATTTTAGCCCAACAAAAACAAACCTCAAAATTCAACAACAGAAAGCTAAGAACTTTGAAAATGTAGGAGACTCTTGGGGTTTGCAAGttggttaataaataataattcatcCTTGAAATGATTTCATTGAAGTTATTATCCCGGTATAGTTAAAAGGGATAAAAACTTGCATTAaactattattttaattcaattaatttctacagtcactttaaaaaatattttgaataaattcCAAATCAatctttttttatagtaaattgtgattttatgtaaaAAAGAAAGACGACAAAAATATCTAGAAAAAAGGGGTTGAGAAACTGCtcaattgtcttttttttttctttctaatggaACCGACAAATTTGTTTGACTAATGTTTTACTTTAACTTACTGTAGGGTTTCGTTTTATTACAGAAGCCAGAAGTGAAGCATCACCGTCAGATTATTTGACATCATACGCACATGCGACAGATTAACCTATCAGGATTTAATTATACGTCACATTCATGTCATAAATTGGCATTATATATAATGAAATCTTCCTATTCTTTTTGCAATATCCACCTCCCACCAAGCCTTgtaataacaaatatatattactaACTCCAAAATTGTGCTCTCAGATTTGATCAACAAACCAATCAAAGAACTGATAACCCAGAttcctttttctttaatatatccaatattttttgtattatattttatcattGAACTGCATTGGACTTCAATTACGGTGGCGCTCCAAGAGTTGTGGGGGTGCTTGTTCATTTTGAAGTGGTGAAGTTGTAAgtttaatacttttaattttttttggttgcGATGATGATTTTATGGAGTTAACCAGAATTTGATGAGAGGAATGAATTGCGGGTGTTTATAAAGAGATAATGAGTGGAGGGTCATTGGGGATTCGTTCAGGGAGTTACGGCTCTTTGGACAAACAGCTGCAAAATGGTGTTTTGCCAATTCAAGTGCCGTCAGCAACAAAAACTAAGCCTTTTAAAACGTTCAAGGAAAAGGAGACATTCCTTCATTGGATATGTAAGTTTGCTGGCCGGAAAAAGGTTGGATCGCTGCTCCTTTGCGCCATCTCTGCTGCCATTTTTGTTTGGGTCTTATACCTTGGCAAAGGttggttttttcttttctattcccCCTTTAATTTCTCTTCATCATTGGATAGTTCACGGTAAATTCTAGGAATGAGCCGGTGGTGAATAGTGATCCTTAGGCATGCTGTTCTGAGTTCTGATATTTTGATGAAAGAAGTGGGCAAAATTTTGTTTATTAGAGGTTAATTGTAAAGCTATTATCTTTAGTGTGTTGGTTCTTGTTAGGGTGTTTGATTCTTGAATAAAGAAACGGGCATCTACAGCTTTGCTCACCGAATACAACTTGCGTACCCACTTTCTGTGGAAGAGAATAATGTTAATGATTCATCTCAATTGAATTGCTTTTCTTTGCTGTCAACCttggaatatatatatttgattcacTGTTTCTTATGATTTTTAAGTTCAAGCTCAAGGATATTCTTGTTTGCCCCACCCCCTGTTTTAGTTCTGGATAATTGGTCTTCAGCTCTAGCAGCTTGTAAAGAATCTGGGAATTTGTGAGGGTATGAGTATAAGAAATTTAAATGTATTGTGGCTTTGTTTACAGATGAAGTTCAGGGAAGTTACAATGTCCCTCTCCCTAAGGTAAATGATAGCTTGCCTCTAAATAATTCTAGATCTCCCTGATAAATGGACTGCAAAATAGCCGCATACACAATTTGACATATTCACCAGTCGATGCGGAAGGATCTGAAGTGCCCCCACCTCCGTCGTATTTTCTGGGCTACACTCTTCCAGCAGAGCATCCATGCAATACTTTCACTTTACCCCCTCCACCAGCAGACAAAAAAAGAACCGGACCCCGCCGTATGTTGTCCTTTGCTTTGgctttattttctcaatttatttgTTTTGGGTTTGGCATTTTGTTCGGGTTTTATCTCATTGAAACATAGTTTCTAACTTTTCTTTACTTGTTTATGACACAGCTTGTCCTGTATGTTACCTTCCTGTGGACGAAGCAGTTGCCTTGATGCCAAAAGTTCCATCATTTTCTCCGGTTCTTAAgaatttaacatatatttatgAGGAAAACTTAAATAAAGAGACAGAATTTGGAGGTTCGAACTTTGGTGGATATCCTACTTTGAAGCAGCGTGATGATTCATATGACATACGAGAATCGATGAACGTGCATTGTGGgtatggttaaaatttaaaagacatGTTTTGCCATTCCTAATGTTTTTATTCATAttaatctttcttttcatttttttcaatttagcatATTGATTGATGTGTAATGGGCATTTGCCAGATTTGTCAAAGGAACCAAACCTGGCCACGAGACTGGATTTGACATCGATAACAGTGATCTTCTTGAGATGGAGCAATGTCATGGAGTGGTTGTTGCATCAGCAATATTTGGTACTTAACTGTACCATATTTATTTTAGTGTTCAATTCCTATGTTGGAAGCCAATGAACTTTTATTGAATAATCCAATTCTTTTCCAGGAGCTTTTGATAACATGCTCCAACCAAAGAATATTAGTAAATATTCCGAGCAAACAGTCTGCTTCTATATGTTTGTTGACGAAGAAACAAAATCTGACTTGGAAACGGAACATGGTCTGAATGAGAGTAAGAAGATTGGATTATGGAGAATAGTTGTTGCGCATAATCTTCCTTACACTAATGGAAGGCGCAATGGAAAGGTAAGCATTTAAAATGCAAATGCTGATGAAATATCCCAAGTTTGGATCAACTTGATCCAACATATCCTTCCATTTGTTAAAATACTCATGTTATGCCTATACCAGATCCCAAAGTTTCTACTGCATAGGCTGTTTCCGAATGCTCGTTTCTCTTTGTGGATTGATGGGAAGCTCCAGCTTCTTGTTGATCCGTATCAAATTCTTGAGAGGTACTTCCAAATTTATAAGATTTTTAGGTCTTATGTGATTAGATGATATTGGACGTGTGTCCATAATCACTTCTCGATAACTATCATCAGCACTGCGACGTTTCATGGTTTCTTGCCAACTTACAAATTCAGCTTTTAGTTGTGTCTTTCCGTTTTAGTGTGTTTAATTAATGTTTGTTTATTCTAACATTTTCAAGCTTTTCCTTTAGGTTCTTGTGGAGAAAAAATGCTACTTTTGCAATTTCTAGGCATTATATACGTTTTGATGTGTTTGAGGAAGCCGAGGCAAATAAAGCTGCTCATAAATACGATAATGCCTCCATTGACTTTCAGGTTGACTTCTATAAAAAAGAGGGTTTGACCCCATATTCCGAGGCTAAGCTTCCCATTACAAGTGGTAGGGTGGAAGATACTTgatcttgtgttctttattttatttctcgaACGTGCCTTGCATACGGTTTGCTCTAATGGCTGTCTCTGCAGATGTTCCCGAAGGATGTGCAATAATAAG
The sequence above is drawn from the Gossypium hirsutum isolate 1008001.06 chromosome A05, Gossypium_hirsutum_v2.1, whole genome shotgun sequence genome and encodes:
- the LOC107915252 gene encoding probable hexosyltransferase MUCI70 → MSGGSLGIRSGSYGSLDKQLQNGVLPIQVPSATKTKPFKTFKEKETFLHWICKFAGRKKVGSLLLCAISAAIFVWVLYLGKDEVQGSYNVPLPKISLINGLQNSRIHNLTYSPVDAEGSEVPPPPSYFLGYTLPAEHPCNTFTLPPPPADKKRTGPRPCPVCYLPVDEAVALMPKVPSFSPVLKNLTYIYEENLNKETEFGGSNFGGYPTLKQRDDSYDIRESMNVHCGFVKGTKPGHETGFDIDNSDLLEMEQCHGVVVASAIFGAFDNMLQPKNISKYSEQTVCFYMFVDEETKSDLETEHGLNESKKIGLWRIVVAHNLPYTNGRRNGKIPKFLLHRLFPNARFSLWIDGKLQLLVDPYQILERFLWRKNATFAISRHYIRFDVFEEAEANKAAHKYDNASIDFQVDFYKKEGLTPYSEAKLPITSDVPEGCAIIREHVPISNLFTCLWFNEIDRFTSRDQLSFSTVRDRVAAKTNWMVNMFLDCERRNFVVQQHHKGVLAMLAQMAPPAISPPPPPLSLANNPPRTSSLEIASVSPKHRRDWRVGSR